In Methanobacterium paludis, the following proteins share a genomic window:
- a CDS encoding iron ABC transporter substrate-binding protein, producing MDKQKIVLILVIMGIVALIGVVYSYHSAVPAGKSQLTDMAGRSVIVPSEINKTFSLAGSSTVILYMLAPDKMLGWDSRNESENQYVPTKYQNLPVLGGGKNANYESILSQNPDVIFMGHGGDNDTINNIQDKFGGIPVVDVEGDNNLTNIVSAIQFMGKTLGDEEQSTKLVNFYNKVLNQVNSTVATIPDSEKKTVYYAKGDDGLTTFAPGSPQTELINICGGKNVVQSPVQSGGMGVSIELVLQWNPDVIITGDSVFYNSVYSNSLWQNVNAVKNKQVYLVPQSPFSWFENPPGANTIIGIAWTAKVLYPDKFKNMDLKNLTEEFYSDFYHYNLTDTETSNILNYSRLTD from the coding sequence TGTGATCATGGGCATAGTTGCCTTAATTGGGGTTGTATACAGTTATCATAGTGCCGTTCCTGCTGGAAAATCACAGCTTACTGATATGGCCGGAAGAAGTGTGATCGTGCCATCTGAAATTAACAAAACCTTTTCTCTTGCAGGGTCAAGTACCGTGATACTTTACATGCTTGCTCCAGATAAGATGCTTGGCTGGGACTCCAGAAATGAATCAGAAAACCAGTACGTACCAACCAAATATCAGAACCTCCCTGTTCTAGGTGGAGGCAAAAATGCAAATTACGAGTCCATACTGTCGCAAAATCCTGACGTGATTTTCATGGGGCACGGCGGAGACAACGATACCATAAACAATATACAGGATAAATTCGGAGGAATCCCTGTGGTGGACGTTGAAGGCGACAACAACCTCACCAACATAGTGTCGGCCATCCAGTTTATGGGAAAGACACTCGGGGATGAGGAACAATCCACAAAACTGGTTAACTTCTACAACAAAGTCCTAAACCAGGTTAACAGCACTGTTGCAACCATACCTGACTCTGAGAAGAAAACAGTTTACTATGCAAAGGGTGATGATGGTTTAACAACCTTTGCACCGGGTTCTCCGCAGACAGAGCTCATCAATATCTGCGGCGGTAAGAATGTTGTCCAGTCCCCTGTGCAAAGCGGAGGTATGGGTGTTTCAATTGAGCTGGTTTTACAGTGGAATCCTGACGTTATAATCACAGGAGATTCTGTTTTCTATAACAGCGTGTACTCAAATTCATTATGGCAGAATGTGAACGCTGTTAAAAACAAGCAGGTTTACCTGGTTCCCCAATCTCCATTCAGCTGGTTTGAAAATCCTCCAGGAGCCAACACCATCATTGGGATAGCATGGACAGCCAAGGTACTTTATCCGGACAAATTTAAGAATATGGACCTGAAAAACCTTACAGAAGAGTTCTACTCGGACTTCTACCACTACAACCTTACAGATACAGAAACATCCAACATACTGAACTATTCAAGATTGACAGATTAA